The following are encoded in a window of Urocitellus parryii isolate mUroPar1 chromosome 7, mUroPar1.hap1, whole genome shotgun sequence genomic DNA:
- the Zfp3 gene encoding zinc finger protein 3 homolog isoform X1: MPVASDTKTTTAGSALAAERHREPERSERGAVAASDCEMGTENKAVIKEEIFEESELHGPTSEKLPKVVYQVRGFGAACEEDILEGHSRESSEDITQQMSPQERDFAPGLIIFKKSPSSEKDQQDSESERGCSPTPNLVTHQGDATAGSVSTFATSGQNFIENLEPNRIRRTSMGEKPHSCKECGKAFNQNSHLIQHMRVHSGEKPFECKECGKTFGTNSSLRRHLRIHAGEKPFACNECGKAFIQSSHLIHHHRIHTGERPYKCEECGKAFSQNSALILHQRIHTGEKPYECNECGKTFRVSSQLIQHQRIHTEERYHECNECGKAFKHSSGLIRHQKIHTGEKPYLCNECGKGFGQSSELIRHQRIHTGDKPYECNECGKTFGQNSEIIRHIRIHTGEKPYVCKECGKAFRGNSELLRHERIHTGEKPYECFECGKAFRRTSHLIVHQRIHTGEKPHQCNECARTFWDNSELLLHQKIHIGEKPYECSECEKTFSQHSQLTIHQRIHTGEKPYECQECQKTFSRSSHLLRHQSIHCME, from the exons ATGCCCGTCGCCAGTGACACCAAGACAACAACTGCAGGTTCTGCGCTAGCTGCCGAGCGGCACCGGGAGCCGGAGCGGAGTGAACGTGGGGCGGTAGCGGCCAGCG attGTGAGATGGGGACTGAAAACAAAGCGGTGATTAAGGAAGAAATTTTTGAAGAATCTGAGCTGCATGGGCCAACATCAGAAAAACTTCCAAAAGTGGTTTACCAAGTTCGTGGGTTTGGAGCAGCTTGTGAAGAAGACATATTAGAGGGACATTCGAGAGAGTCCTCAGAAGACATTACACAACAGATGTCTCCCCAGGAGAGAGATTTTGCACCAGGGTTGATAATCTTTAAGAAATCACCCTCAAGTGAGAAAGACCAACAGGATAGTGAAAGTGAGAGAGGCTGCAGTCCTACTCCTAATCTGGTGACACATCAGGGAGATGCTACAGCAGGGAGTGTCAGTACATTTGCTACCTCTGGCCAGAATTTTATAGAGAATTTAGAACCTAACAGAATTCGGAGGACATCTATGGGGGAAAAGCCTCATTCatgtaaagaatgtgggaaagcctttaatCAGAACTCACATCTCATCCAGCATATGAGAGTTCATAGTGGAGAAAAACCCTTTGaatgcaaagaatgtggaaaGACATTTGGAACTAACTCAAGCCTTCGAAGACACCTGAGGATTCATGCTGGAGAGAAACCCTTTGCTTGTAATGAATGTGGAAAGGCCTTCATCCAGAGTTCACATCTTATCCACCATCATAGGATTCACACCGGAGAGAGAccctataaatgtgaagaatgtggtaAAGCCTTCAGTCAGAATTCAGCCCTTATTCTAcatcagagaatccacactggagagaaaccttatgaatgtaaTGAGTGTGGGAAGACCTTTAGGGTTAGCTCACAGCTTATTCAgcatcagagaattcatactgaaGAAAGATACCATGAGTGCAAcgagtgtggcaaagccttcaagCATAGCTCAGGCCTTATTAGacaccagaaaattcatactggagaaaaaccctaTCTGTGTAATGAATGTGGGAAGGGCTTTGGTCAGAGTTCTGAACTTATTCGGCATCAAAGAATTCACACAGGAGACAAACCCTACGAATGTAACGAATGTGGGAAAACCTTTGGCCAGAACTCAGAGATTATTAGACACATTAGAATTCATACTGGTGAGAAGCCCTATGTatgtaaagaatgtgggaaggcctttaGGGGGAATTCAGAACTTCTTAGACATgagagaattcacactggagagaaaccctatgagtGTTTCgagtgtgggaaggccttcagGCGGACATCTCACCTTATTGTCCACCAGAGGatccatactggagaaaaacccCATCAATGTAATGAGTGTGCAAGAACCTTTTGGGATAACTCTGAGCTGCTTCTCCACCAAAAAATTCATATTGGAGAAAAGCCTTATGAGTGTAGTGAGtgtgagaaaacattcagccagCACTCCCAACTTACCATacatcagagaattcacactggagagaagccttatgagtGTCAAGAGTGTCAGAAGACCTTCAGTCGGAGCTCTCACCTCCTCCGACATCAAAGCATTCATTGTATGGAATGA
- the Zfp3 gene encoding zinc finger protein 3 homolog isoform X2, with product MGTENKAVIKEEIFEESELHGPTSEKLPKVVYQVRGFGAACEEDILEGHSRESSEDITQQMSPQERDFAPGLIIFKKSPSSEKDQQDSESERGCSPTPNLVTHQGDATAGSVSTFATSGQNFIENLEPNRIRRTSMGEKPHSCKECGKAFNQNSHLIQHMRVHSGEKPFECKECGKTFGTNSSLRRHLRIHAGEKPFACNECGKAFIQSSHLIHHHRIHTGERPYKCEECGKAFSQNSALILHQRIHTGEKPYECNECGKTFRVSSQLIQHQRIHTEERYHECNECGKAFKHSSGLIRHQKIHTGEKPYLCNECGKGFGQSSELIRHQRIHTGDKPYECNECGKTFGQNSEIIRHIRIHTGEKPYVCKECGKAFRGNSELLRHERIHTGEKPYECFECGKAFRRTSHLIVHQRIHTGEKPHQCNECARTFWDNSELLLHQKIHIGEKPYECSECEKTFSQHSQLTIHQRIHTGEKPYECQECQKTFSRSSHLLRHQSIHCME from the coding sequence ATGGGGACTGAAAACAAAGCGGTGATTAAGGAAGAAATTTTTGAAGAATCTGAGCTGCATGGGCCAACATCAGAAAAACTTCCAAAAGTGGTTTACCAAGTTCGTGGGTTTGGAGCAGCTTGTGAAGAAGACATATTAGAGGGACATTCGAGAGAGTCCTCAGAAGACATTACACAACAGATGTCTCCCCAGGAGAGAGATTTTGCACCAGGGTTGATAATCTTTAAGAAATCACCCTCAAGTGAGAAAGACCAACAGGATAGTGAAAGTGAGAGAGGCTGCAGTCCTACTCCTAATCTGGTGACACATCAGGGAGATGCTACAGCAGGGAGTGTCAGTACATTTGCTACCTCTGGCCAGAATTTTATAGAGAATTTAGAACCTAACAGAATTCGGAGGACATCTATGGGGGAAAAGCCTCATTCatgtaaagaatgtgggaaagcctttaatCAGAACTCACATCTCATCCAGCATATGAGAGTTCATAGTGGAGAAAAACCCTTTGaatgcaaagaatgtggaaaGACATTTGGAACTAACTCAAGCCTTCGAAGACACCTGAGGATTCATGCTGGAGAGAAACCCTTTGCTTGTAATGAATGTGGAAAGGCCTTCATCCAGAGTTCACATCTTATCCACCATCATAGGATTCACACCGGAGAGAGAccctataaatgtgaagaatgtggtaAAGCCTTCAGTCAGAATTCAGCCCTTATTCTAcatcagagaatccacactggagagaaaccttatgaatgtaaTGAGTGTGGGAAGACCTTTAGGGTTAGCTCACAGCTTATTCAgcatcagagaattcatactgaaGAAAGATACCATGAGTGCAAcgagtgtggcaaagccttcaagCATAGCTCAGGCCTTATTAGacaccagaaaattcatactggagaaaaaccctaTCTGTGTAATGAATGTGGGAAGGGCTTTGGTCAGAGTTCTGAACTTATTCGGCATCAAAGAATTCACACAGGAGACAAACCCTACGAATGTAACGAATGTGGGAAAACCTTTGGCCAGAACTCAGAGATTATTAGACACATTAGAATTCATACTGGTGAGAAGCCCTATGTatgtaaagaatgtgggaaggcctttaGGGGGAATTCAGAACTTCTTAGACATgagagaattcacactggagagaaaccctatgagtGTTTCgagtgtgggaaggccttcagGCGGACATCTCACCTTATTGTCCACCAGAGGatccatactggagaaaaacccCATCAATGTAATGAGTGTGCAAGAACCTTTTGGGATAACTCTGAGCTGCTTCTCCACCAAAAAATTCATATTGGAGAAAAGCCTTATGAGTGTAGTGAGtgtgagaaaacattcagccagCACTCCCAACTTACCATacatcagagaattcacactggagagaagccttatgagtGTCAAGAGTGTCAGAAGACCTTCAGTCGGAGCTCTCACCTCCTCCGACATCAAAGCATTCATTGTATGGAATGA